CAAGAGGCTCTGGTCCGAGCACGGCATGGGCGACCCGATCGCGGTGCATCCGATGAACGACGAGGAGCACGAGGCCGAGTCAGTGGTGTTCCGGCTGTCGGCCCACAAGTTCGAGCGCCGCGCGCAGTTCCGCGACTACGCGATCCTGTACCGCGGCAACCACCAGGCACGGCTGTTCGAGCAGATCCTGCGGCGCGAGCGGATTCCGTACGTGCTGTCGGGCGGCCAGAGCTTCTTCGACAAGGCCGAGATCAAGGACATCTGCGCGTACCTGCGGCTGATTGCCAATCCGGACGACGACCCCGCGTTTATCCGCGCCATCACCACGCCGCGCCGGGGCGTGGGCAATACCACGCTGGAGGTGCTGGGCACGTTCGCGGGCCAGGCCAAGGTGTCGCTGTTCGAGGCGGCGATGATGGGCGGCATCGAGGCAAAGCTGCAGCCGCGCCAGCTTGAGCCGCTGCGCGTGTTCTGCGAGTCGATGGTGCGGCTGGCCGACCGCGCCGCGCGCGACCCCGCCACCGTGGTGCTGGACGACCTGATGGAAGGCATCCACTACGAGGCGTACCTGTACGACACCTTCGACGAACGCCAGGCGCAGTCGCGCTGGACCAACACGCTGGAATTCCTGGACTGGCTCAAGCGCAAGGGCACCCGGCCCGAGCCGGAAGGCGAGGGCGATGCCACCGGCTTCGACAACGCCGACGGCTTTGGCGACGAGGGCAAGAACCTGCTGGAACTGACGCAGACCGTGGCGCTGATGAGCATGCTCGAAGGCCGCGAGGAGGACCCGGACGCCGTGCGGCTGTCCACGCTGCACGCCTCGAAGGGGCTGGAATATCCGCACGTGTTCCTGGTGGGCGTGGAAGAGGGCATCCTGCCCCACACGCGCGAGGACGAGGACCTGGGCGACGACAAGATCGAGGAAGAGCGCCGGCTGATGTACGTGGGCATCACGCGCGCACAGCGCAGCCTGCAGATCAGCTGGTGCAAGAAGCGCAAGCGCGCGCGGGAGACCTACTCGGTCGAGCCGTCGCGCTTCATCGCCGAGATGAAGCTGGAAGAAGCCCCGGCGCCGCAGGACGCCATGCCGGCCATGAGCCCCAAGGACCGGCTGGCCGGCCTGAAGGCGCTGCTCAACAAGCCCGCCGCCGGCTGACGCTGATACAAGGCCGACAAGATTCGGCCGGGTCGTCTCACTACGATGGACACTCGCGTGGAAACGTCTCGGCGTTTCTCCGACACACCGCGCCAGCCCTTCGGTTGCGGTGTGGCTGGGCGCATGCGAGCCCGGCTTCTTCCCTGTTGAACGCTCCCGGCTGCGGCAGCACCGGGAGCGTATTTTTCGGCACCTGGCGCCGATCATCGTCGATGGCGCCCCCCAGGTGCCGCATGGCGCACGTATCGGCGCTGATACAAAGCGGGCATCGCCTGTAATCTCGCGGCTGGTACATTGGCCGCTCGGATTTCCCGCGTTCCACCCTCCCGTTGCCCGCTTTCCCCGTTTGCCATGGACCTGTCGCTCAACCTGCCCACCCGTCTGCTGATCGTCGACGACGATCCCCAGATCCGTTCCATGCTGGCCGAATACCTGGCCACGTTCGGCATGGAGGCGGAGGGCGTGGAAGGCGGCGCGGCCATGCGCGCGGCGCTGGGGCGGCAGACGTACGACCTGGTCATCCTGGACCTGTCGCTGCCCGGCGAAAACGGCCTGACGCTGTGCCGCGAGATCCGCGAGCAGAGCGACCTGCCCGTGATCATGCTGACCGCCCGCGCCGAGCTGGCCGACCGCGTGGTGGGCCTGGAAGTGGGCGCCGACGACTACGTGACCAAGCCGTTCGAAATGCGCGAGCTGGTGGCGCGCATCCACACGGTGCTGCGCCGCAGCCGGGGCGAGACGCGCCGCGCGCCGGCCGCAGCCGCGGGCCACGAGATGCGGTTCGGCGGCTGGCGGCTGAACACCACGCTGCGGCAACTGGTCGATGCCGAGGAAACCGTGGTGCCGCTGTCCAACGCCGAATTCCGGCTGCTGCTGACGTTCATCGAGAACCCGAACCGCGTGCTGGACCGCGAGATGCTGATCAACAACGCGCGCGGCCGCGACCTGGACGTGTTCGACCGCAGCATCGACCTGCTGGTGTCGCGGCTGCGCCAGAAGCTGCGCGACGACCCGCGCGATTCGTCGCTGATCCGCACCGTGCGCGGCGAGGGCTACGTGTTCACGGTCAACGTGGAACACTGAGCGCATGGCCGCAACGCCCCCGCCCGCTGCCGGCGCCCCGGCCGCGCCCCCGCAAGCGGTGCGCCGCCGCCGGTTCAACTCGATGTTCACGCGCCTGTTCTTCGTGATGACGGCCATCATGCTGGCCGTGCACGTGCTGGGCGTGACCGTGATCGAG
This sequence is a window from Cupriavidus pauculus. Protein-coding genes within it:
- a CDS encoding response regulator, producing the protein MDLSLNLPTRLLIVDDDPQIRSMLAEYLATFGMEAEGVEGGAAMRAALGRQTYDLVILDLSLPGENGLTLCREIREQSDLPVIMLTARAELADRVVGLEVGADDYVTKPFEMRELVARIHTVLRRSRGETRRAPAAAAGHEMRFGGWRLNTTLRQLVDAEETVVPLSNAEFRLLLTFIENPNRVLDREMLINNARGRDLDVFDRSIDLLVSRLRQKLRDDPRDSSLIRTVRGEGYVFTVNVEH
- a CDS encoding UvrD-helicase domain-containing protein, producing the protein MTHGLNAAQSEAVRYLDGPCLVLAGAGSGKTRVITQKIAHLIEDKGFEPRHIAAVTFTNKAAKEMQERIAKLMEGKTTREGKRIPLKQLTVCTFHSLGVQILRMEAEHVGLKPQFSIMDSDDCFGLVQEQLGTTDKKLIRSVQNAISLWKNGMVDPETALAQAADADQHQAAMVYRNYVATLHAYQAVDFDDLIRLPAELFARDEAVRLKWQNRLRYFLVDEYQDTNACQYQLLKLLAGGSHLRAPAFTAVGDDDQAIYGWRGATLDNLRLLQTDFPDLKVVKLEQNYRSTVRILEAANAVIANNPKLFDKRLWSEHGMGDPIAVHPMNDEEHEAESVVFRLSAHKFERRAQFRDYAILYRGNHQARLFEQILRRERIPYVLSGGQSFFDKAEIKDICAYLRLIANPDDDPAFIRAITTPRRGVGNTTLEVLGTFAGQAKVSLFEAAMMGGIEAKLQPRQLEPLRVFCESMVRLADRAARDPATVVLDDLMEGIHYEAYLYDTFDERQAQSRWTNTLEFLDWLKRKGTRPEPEGEGDATGFDNADGFGDEGKNLLELTQTVALMSMLEGREEDPDAVRLSTLHASKGLEYPHVFLVGVEEGILPHTREDEDLGDDKIEEERRLMYVGITRAQRSLQISWCKKRKRARETYSVEPSRFIAEMKLEEAPAPQDAMPAMSPKDRLAGLKALLNKPAAG